The proteins below come from a single Triticum aestivum cultivar Chinese Spring chromosome 5D, IWGSC CS RefSeq v2.1, whole genome shotgun sequence genomic window:
- the LOC123125552 gene encoding uncharacterized protein — protein MVHHKKQYNTMGMVDNKQNVKVKEEEDENLSTKEKRKQNKAEGGKKAEEKQNSSKRKMDKNREEKEKKTRVVDKKDDEEKEREDRRKRKENEKKVKSHRERKEENENEKEEQGQQEIEKEKVEEQKEINKQKGRKENDKEEEDSKERDEKDQNDKKNCPHFFRALISYSFKEHVTIPVGFHKYLEDCTRMVSLRGPSGNKWPVELAKISGELRFARGWKEFLSDNRIGYGYLLVFRYDGQSQFSVTVFLPSSCEAPYAFLAQPQRKDVDVAGEEEKGLMSTNVDGTVLQGEDVHTGTSADGTPQNEALEEDASEDEEVEEVEDALSETPENKEDSECRMCSDDALEPAQQQQGDLRKTDDGFVLGKRARFRKVDDIMAEVDRSKKSKPVERKNSEGPSGDLASEGAASSDSLAEESEHRPPKESKAEVIRSPSSDSPSKAATSSDNFAELDSRPSKESKAEGKSSVGPLVVYTRPSTSASKRLPLKKASEETISSDNLAGVFAPESVCTDLTMWHNSFGKRLSKQNQFPMFNKSNGENQPGRVLIKVMRRSGLTSQRRPVTQREKEYAMERAQRFKSERPFTVKAMKHNDVYASYFMIIPDKFVKTFLPKESRKMTLWDPQAKPWKVWYEYTGGECPRAAFSAGWGALAMENNLEKWDVCVFELLDQEYNIKLHVQKVVLMITPCILAPKPRTNE, from the exons ATGGTACATCATAAAAAACAGTATAACACTATGGGCATGGTAGATAATAAGCAAAATGTTAAGgtaaaagaagaggaagatgaaaaTCTTAGTACAAAAGAGAAAAGGAAGCAAAATAAAGCTGAAGGTGGTAAGAAAGCAGAGGAGAAGCAAAATTCCTCGAAGAGGAAGATGGATAAGAACAGGGAGGAGAAAGAGAAGAAAACGAGAGTTGTtgataaaaaggatgatgaggagaaggagagggaggatcGGAGGAAAAGAAAGGAAAATGAGAAGAAGGTGAAGTCACatagggaaaggaaggaggagaatgagaatgagaaagaagaacaaggGCAGCAAGAAATTGAGAAAGAGAAAGTAGAGGAACAAAAGGAGATAAATAAGCAGAAGGGAAGGAAGGAAAATGATAAAGAGGAAGAGGATTCGAAGGAAAGGGATGAGAAGGACCAGAATGACAAAAAAAATTGCCCTCACTTCTTTAGGGCGCTCATATCCTATTCATTTAAGGAACACGTG ACCATTCCAGTAGGGTTCCACAAATACTTGGAAGATTGTACAAGAATGGTTTCCCTGAGAGGTCCAAGCGGGAATAAATGGCCCGTAGAGCTGGCTAAAATCTCCGGGGAGCTACGCTTTGCGCGTGGATGGAAGGAGTTCCTCTCTGACAATCGCATCGGGTATGGATACCTGTTGGTATTCCGTTACGACGGGCAGTCACAGTTCTCAGTGACTGTTTTCTTGCCATCGTCCTGCGAGGCTCCCTATGCATTTCTCGCGCAGCCGCAGCGCAAGGACGTCGACGTGGCTGGAGAGGAAGAGAAAGGTCTCATGAGCACCAATGTAGATGGTACTGTCCTTCAAGGAGAAGACGTTCACACTGGCACCAGTGCAGATGGTACACCACAAAATGAAGCTTTAGAAGAAGATGCTTCAGAAGATGAAGAGGTAGAGGAAGTTGAAGACGCATTATCAGAAACTCCGGAGAATAAGGAAGACAGTGAATGTCGCATGTGCAGCGACGATGCATTGGAACCAGCGCAACAACAGCAGGGGGATCTACGCAAGACCGACGATGGTTTTGTGCTTGGGAAGAGGGCTAGGTTTAGGAAGGTTGATGATATCATGGCAGAAGTGGACCGATCCAAGAAGTCCAAGCCTGTGGAGAGGAAGAACTCTGAAGGTCCATCTGGTGATCTAGCTTCTGAGGGAGCAGCATCAAGCGACAGTTTGGCAG AAGAATCGGAGCATCGTCCACCCAAGGAGTCCAAGGCTGAGGTGATAAGGTCTCCATCTAGTGATTCACCTTCTAAGGCGGCAACATCAAGTGACAATTTTGCAG AGTTGGACAGTCGTCCATCCAAGGAGTCCAAGGCCGAGGGTAAAAGCTCTGTTGGTCCTTTAGTTGTTTATACCAGGCCTTCTACTTCAGCATCTAAAAGACTTCCCCTCAAAAAAGCTTCAGAAGAAACAATATCAAGTGACAATTTGGCAG GTGTATTCGCACCAGAATCCGTGTGCACGGACTTAACCATGTGGCACAACTCTTTTGGTAAAAGGCTTAGTAAGCAGAATCAATTCCCGATGTTCAACAAGAGCAATGGTGAAAACCAACCTGGCAGAG TTCTCATCAAGGTTATGAGAAGGTCGGGATTAACGTCGCAGAGGCGTCCAGTAACTCAAAGGGAGAAGGAATATGCCATGGAGAGGGCGCAGAGGTTCAAATCCGAGAGGCCCTTCACCGTCAAGGCAATGAAGCACAACGATGTCTATGCCTCATACTTCATG ATCATCCCGGACAAGTTCGTGAAAACATTCCTCCCCAAAGAGAGTAGGAAGATGACGCTGTGGGACCCGCAGGCGAAGCCGTGGAAGGTGTGGTACGAGTACACCGGCGGTGAGTGTCCCCGCGCGGCGTTCAGCGCCGGGTGGGGGGCGCTCGCCATGGAGAACAACTTGGAGAAGTGGGACGTGTGCGTGTTCGAGCTCCTGGACCAGGAATACAACATCAAGTTGCACGTCCAGAAGGTCGTGCTGATGATCACCCCTTGCATCCTTGCCCCAAAACCTCGCACAAACGAGTGA